One segment of Papaver somniferum cultivar HN1 unplaced genomic scaffold, ASM357369v1 unplaced-scaffold_81, whole genome shotgun sequence DNA contains the following:
- the LOC113345539 gene encoding aquaporin NIP2-1-like → MESADIYSVEPKYYSSSANDHEYHQKTQIMMTTRTSSTVSSSILCRQTTTLTPLASFGKFFSFFRTVYEEHYPPGFLKKVVAEIVATFLLVFATCGAAALSNSDERRLSKLGASIVGGLIVTVMIYAVGHVSGAHMNPAVTCAFAAVRHFPWKQVPIYATAQLIGALIASFTLLKILHPIKNVGTTSPSGTDLQALVMEIVVTFSMMLITSAVATDTKAIGELAGIAVGSAVCITSILAGPVSGGSMNPVRTIGPAIASKHYKGLWVYFVGPLIGTLLGASFYNIIRVSDKPVHAISASSSFKIRRMSSNAEEKREIAHEDPLETI, encoded by the exons ATGGAGAGTGCAGATATTTATTCAGTAGAGCCCAAATACTACTCATCATCAGCTAATGATCATGAATATCATCAAAAAACCCAGATTATGATGACgacaaggacttcttcaacagtATCATCATCAATATTATGTCGACAAACTACAACTTTAACTCCATTAGCTTCTTTCGGGAAATTCTTCAGTTTCTTTCGTACTGTTTACGAAGAACATTATCCACCAGGCTTTCTGAAGAAG gTAGTAGCAGAGATCGTAGCAACATTTCTGCTGGTTTTTGCAACTTGTGGCGCTGCAGCATTGAGTAATAGTGACGAACGTAGACTCTCCAAGTTAGGAGCTTCTATCGTCGGTGGGCTTATCGTAACAGTTATGATATATGCCGTGGGTCACGTTTCCGGTGCCCATATGAACCCTGCTGTCACATGCGCTTTCGCAGCCGTAAGGCACTTCCCTTGGAAACAG GTGCCTATTTATGCTACAGCTCAGTTAATAGGAGCTTTGATTGCTTCTTTTACCCTCTTAAAGATACTGCACCCAATTAAAAATGTTGGAACTACTTCCCCTTCTGGAACTGATCTCCAGGCTTTGGTCATGGAAATTGTTGTCACATTTTCCATGATGCTTATCACTTCGGCCGTGGCTACCGATACTAAAGCA ATCGGAGAATTAGCAGGAATAGCAGTTGGTTCAGCAGTATGCATCACTTCCATCTTAGCTGG GCCGGTTTCAGGTGGATCAATGAACCCCGTGAGGACAATTGGTCCAGCCATTGCAAGCAAACATTACAAAGGATTATGGGTGTATTTTGTTGGACCGTTAATTGGGACGCTACTGGGTGCGTCGTTTTATAACATAATACGAGTCTCGGATAAGCCAGTCCATGCAATTTCGGCATCATCATCATTCAAAATTCGAAGGATGAGCAGCAATGCAGAAGAAAAACGTGAGATTGCACATGAAGATCCTCTTGAAACAATTTAG